The stretch of DNA CGCTGGCACAAGCGCGTGACCGTCCTCGGCCAGCCGGCGCTGGTGTCGGTGCCCGGGCTCTACGAGGCCCCCGCAAAGCCCGACGAATACTACAAGGAAAAGCAGCGCCACGCCCTGCTGTCGGGCGATACGCCACCGCGGGAAGTCCTCGAGAATCAAGTCGAGGGCGACTTCCTGGTTGAGAACGACCCGCGGACGACCGACGCACTGTGTGGGTACGTTCTGGCGGCGTACCACTACCTCGAGACCGGCGAGGCGTTTTGCGACCGCGAAGGCTGTCGGCTGTTCGACGCCCACTACCACGAGGACCTGATCGACGCCCAGTTGCGCGAGCCTGCCTTCTGTAGCGAGCACGCACGGCTGTACGCGAAGTAGGGTGTCTCCGGGGCGTTTCCGGGACCGGTGTATATTTTTGTTACAGTCGCGTTCGGATCTGCATAATGAGCGAGGAGTTCACCGTCGAGATTCCGGTCCAGTATCGCGACCTCGACCCGCAGGGCCACGTCAATAACGCCGTCTACGTAAGCTACCTCGAGACCGCCCGTGTCGACTATCTGGAAGCCATGGCCGATATGGCGGCAGAAGACATCTCGTTCGTCGTCGCGAGCCTCGAGATCGACTACGAGCGCCCGATTACGAAAGCAGACGATCCGACGGTCGCGCTCTGGATCACTTACCTCGGCGAATCCAGTTGCACGATGGAGTACGAGATCAGGGTCGACGGGACCGTCACCGCGACTGCCGAAACGACGATGGTCCACGTCGATCCCGAGACGGGTCGGGCGACGCCGCTGCCCGACGAGCTGCGAGCGCGGATGGAGCCGTCTGAGACCGTCGATCAGTCGTCATAATCGTCGCTGGTTGGTCACTCGAGTCGACCGCCGGTCAGTCGGACGACGCCAAAGACGTGCGTTTCGTCCGCGACGGCGACCGCCCGCTCGCGAAGCCGGGTATGTGCGGCGTCGATCTTTCGCTCGAGCCGTCGGTGCGGATCGTTTTCGTACCGGAGCTTCGCGGTCGGCGGCGTCGAGAGGACGACGATCGCCCGAAAGACGGCGTTGACCGGCGGGGCATACCATTCGTGACTCGGGGCGGCGTTGGCGAGCACGACGGTGCCGTCGGGACCGACGAGGTCACACCAGTCGTCGACCGCACTGCCTGGGTCCGCGAGCATCCCCACGACGAACGTCGCGAGGACGGCATCGATATCGCCGTCGACCGCAGTCAGCGCGTCGGCTCCGAGCGGCGGTTGCGTCGCGTCGCCCTGCAGGACGTGGACGTTGTCGTCGTCAGCAGTCGCTGCCCGCGCTCGCTCGAGGACGGGCCGGGTGAAATCGATCCCGATCACGGTCCCCTCGGGGCCGACCTGTTCGTGAAGGAAGGGAAGGTTCGCCCCCGTGCCACAGCCCATTTCGACGACGGTATCGCCGGGCTCGAGCCGACAGGCGGCGGCCGCTCGCCGGCGGAGCCGTGCGATTCCGGGCGTTCGGCGTGCGACCAGATCGTAGAGTCGTGCCCAGCGGCCGTAGAACTCCTGTGATTCCGTCGCCATTGTGGGTCGTCAGACCAGCGATCGGATCGTGTCCGCGACTGACTCCGCGTCGGAGCCGAGCACGTAGATCAACGGCTCGATCCCCATCCCGCCGGTCTGGTAGAGCACCGTCGCTTCGGGTTCGTCTTCGATCGCCGCGCCGACGCTCGAGGCGACGTCGTCGGATTCGTCGAACTCGGCGGCGACGTGGCCCTGTGCGGCCAGTTCGTCGATCAGTTCCGGATCGTAGGTGATGTTGATGCCTGCTGTGACATCGGCGCCATGGCGACGCGCGGCCAGCAGTACGTTTGCGACGTGTTCAGAGACGCCGAACTCGGGGTCTGCGGGGACGGTGGCCCGCCCTTTCACGTCGAAGATCCGACCCGGCACGCCAGCCACGTCGTCGACATCCTCTGCGTCGGGCGTACAGGCGACGAGGTTCGCGCCGACTGCGGGGATGAGCGCAGTAAAGCCACTCGCCGTCTCGAGGATGCGCAGCCCGCGCCGGAGCGACGAAAGTACCCGCTCGCTCGTCCGCAGGTCGCTTTCGGGATCGTGGACGCGAAAGCTCGCGCCGTGGTCGGCCAGTTCCGGAACGGCCTCCTCGTGAAGCTGGGCAAGCAGGTCGCCGCCGGCCTCGAGGTCGCGGATCAGGACCTCGAGTTCGATCAGGGCCTGTACCGGAGAGATCTCCTCGGCGGCCAGGCCGGTCCCGAGTTCCTCGACGAGGGTCTGGACGCGGTCGTCGGTGGCGATGCGATCGTTGACGGTCACGTCGCCATGAGCGTACTTCGAGACGGCGCTCTGGCTGATCCCGAGGACGTCAGCGACCTCGCTCTGGGTGAAGCCCCGATCGCGCAGATCGCCGGCCAGCAGCGACCGGACGGTCGGGAGAAACTCGTCTACGACGATTTCTTCGACGAATTGCATTCGTTACTCGCAAGTACGGGCGGCTGACGTGAGAAACTGTTGGTCCGCCTGGGAGCTAGAGTAGCGGGACGAGCAGCGCCGCGAACTCGTAGTCGAAGATGTGGTTGAGCATCGCGTAGGTGACGACGCCGAGGACGAGACTCAGGATCCACGCGCCGGCGGCGATCCGCCCGATCTTTGCGTGGGGCGTTTGCCGGAGTTCGGCAGGCGTGTGGCTCAGTCCGAGGACTAGCGCGTAGAGGACGACCGGCACCGAGACGATCGAGAGGATGATGTGGATCGCCAGCATGACGAGATAGGCGTAGTAGATGCCCTGCGGGCCGACGAACTCCTTCGTGCCGCCGCCGCCGACCTTGAGCAGATAGACGACCAGGAACCCGAGGATCAACACGAAGCCGCTGACCATCGCCAGGCGGTGTTTTTCGACCTCACCCTTGCGAATCCAGTACCAGCCCAGCGTCAGCACTACCGTCGCGGTCGTGTTGATGACCGCGATCACGTGCGACAGCAGGTTGACCTGTGCGTTCGTCAGGTCGGGATAGATCGG from Natrinema sp. HArc-T2 encodes:
- a CDS encoding acyl-CoA thioesterase; this translates as MSEEFTVEIPVQYRDLDPQGHVNNAVYVSYLETARVDYLEAMADMAAEDISFVVASLEIDYERPITKADDPTVALWITYLGESSCTMEYEIRVDGTVTATAETTMVHVDPETGRATPLPDELRARMEPSETVDQSS
- a CDS encoding DUF420 domain-containing protein, whose translation is MATADARRRLREQPMGVTVLLTIVGYALVLGTFLLDVPIYPDLTNAQVNLLSHVIAVINTTATVVLTLGWYWIRKGEVEKHRLAMVSGFVLILGFLVVYLLKVGGGGTKEFVGPQGIYYAYLVMLAIHIILSIVSVPVVLYALVLGLSHTPAELRQTPHAKIGRIAAGAWILSLVLGVVTYAMLNHIFDYEFAALLVPLL
- a CDS encoding class I SAM-dependent methyltransferase, whose product is MATESQEFYGRWARLYDLVARRTPGIARLRRRAAAACRLEPGDTVVEMGCGTGANLPFLHEQVGPEGTVIGIDFTRPVLERARAATADDDNVHVLQGDATQPPLGADALTAVDGDIDAVLATFVVGMLADPGSAVDDWCDLVGPDGTVVLANAAPSHEWYAPPVNAVFRAIVVLSTPPTAKLRYENDPHRRLERKIDAAHTRLRERAVAVADETHVFGVVRLTGGRLE
- a CDS encoding thiamine-phosphate synthase family protein, with the protein product MQFVEEIVVDEFLPTVRSLLAGDLRDRGFTQSEVADVLGISQSAVSKYAHGDVTVNDRIATDDRVQTLVEELGTGLAAEEISPVQALIELEVLIRDLEAGGDLLAQLHEEAVPELADHGASFRVHDPESDLRTSERVLSSLRRGLRILETASGFTALIPAVGANLVACTPDAEDVDDVAGVPGRIFDVKGRATVPADPEFGVSEHVANVLLAARRHGADVTAGINITYDPELIDELAAQGHVAAEFDESDDVASSVGAAIEDEPEATVLYQTGGMGIEPLIYVLGSDAESVADTIRSLV